A part of Synergistaceae bacterium genomic DNA contains:
- a CDS encoding YkgJ family cysteine cluster protein, whose product MAFHCRKCGKCCECFRFFPEDSRERRTLDSGDGTCRYFDRESRLCSIYDRRPIICDNERYYAECLKDTMTRGEFDALLNEYCEKIRSDEI is encoded by the coding sequence ATGGCGTTCCATTGCCGGAAGTGCGGAAAGTGCTGCGAGTGCTTCAGGTTTTTCCCGGAGGACAGCCGGGAGCGCAGGACTCTCGACAGCGGGGACGGGACATGCAGGTATTTCGACCGTGAGTCCCGCCTCTGCTCCATCTACGACAGAAGGCCGATAATCTGCGACAACGAGCGCTATTACGCCGAATGCCTCAAGGACACAATGACACGCGGGGAATTTGACGCTCTACTCAATGAATACTGCGAAAAGATCAGGAGTGATGAAATTTGA
- a CDS encoding DUF1232 domain-containing protein: MSKEIRSVEDIDPKYQKDYSDDSFWDKVKGVLKAAGLPLIYKAIQLYYVMKRPDCPIHIKAAIVATLGYFISPIDIIPDFIPFVGFTDDLAAIAAALIMAQMYVNDEVKRQAREMIDSIFGPGTSDGLD; this comes from the coding sequence ATGAGCAAGGAAATACGGAGCGTTGAAGATATTGACCCGAAATATCAGAAAGATTACTCGGACGACTCTTTCTGGGACAAGGTGAAAGGAGTCCTCAAGGCCGCGGGGCTTCCGTTAATCTACAAGGCCATTCAGCTTTACTACGTCATGAAGCGTCCCGACTGCCCTATTCACATAAAGGCGGCAATAGTGGCGACACTGGGCTACTTCATTTCGCCGATTGACATAATCCCGGACTTTATTCCGTTCGTGGGATTCACTGATGACTTAGCGGCGATTGCGGCGGCTCTGATTATGGCGCAGATGTATGTCAATGATGAGGTCAAACGGCAGGCGCGGGAAATGATAGACAGCATATTTGGCCCGGGAACATCGGACGGCCTCGACTGA
- a CDS encoding formate/nitrite transporter family protein — MQLSIGRRIKVYSSPSEIADSAVNIGIRKAGMTLPAKFLLGILAGAFIAFGSQAASLVTHTITDPAAAKLTAGLIFPAGLIAVLMAGAELFTGNCLMIIPLVKKRITLTELLSSWLIVYLGNFAGSLIVACLVSLSGQWNMSAGLLGAFTLKVAAGKISLSFTETVTLGILCNWLVCLAVWMSFGAKDGITKAICAFFPVWVFIASGFEHSVANMYYIPAGIIAKSSPLYVAKAIEIGVSQANIDALGWVSMFTRNLIPVTIGNIIGGCVFVGLAYWYVYLRGEKSR, encoded by the coding sequence ATGCAACTGTCTATAGGGAGGCGCATAAAAGTGTACAGTTCACCGTCAGAAATCGCAGACTCAGCCGTCAATATCGGAATCAGGAAGGCCGGAATGACCCTGCCCGCAAAATTTCTTCTCGGCATTCTCGCCGGGGCGTTTATCGCGTTCGGATCGCAGGCCGCGAGTCTCGTTACCCACACAATCACAGACCCAGCCGCCGCAAAGCTCACAGCCGGATTGATATTCCCCGCCGGATTAATCGCCGTACTCATGGCCGGGGCGGAACTCTTCACGGGCAACTGCCTCATGATTATTCCCCTCGTCAAAAAACGTATCACCCTCACCGAATTATTATCCTCATGGCTGATCGTGTATCTCGGAAATTTCGCGGGGAGTCTCATTGTCGCCTGCCTCGTGTCATTGTCGGGGCAGTGGAACATGTCAGCCGGACTTCTCGGAGCTTTCACGCTCAAAGTCGCAGCAGGAAAAATATCTCTCTCATTCACTGAGACCGTAACGCTTGGGATTTTGTGTAACTGGCTTGTGTGCCTTGCGGTGTGGATGTCGTTCGGCGCAAAGGACGGAATCACTAAGGCAATTTGCGCGTTCTTCCCTGTGTGGGTGTTCATAGCGTCAGGATTTGAGCATTCAGTAGCAAACATGTACTACATTCCGGCGGGGATAATCGCGAAATCATCACCGCTGTATGTCGCAAAGGCTATTGAGATTGGAGTCTCTCAGGCGAATATTGACGCTCTCGGATGGGTCAGCATGTTCACGCGGAATCTAATCCCCGTAACAATCGGGAACATAATCGGGGGCTGTGTGTTTGTCGGGCTTGCGTACTGGTATGTTTATCTCAGGGGGGAAAAATCACGATAA
- a CDS encoding WYL domain-containing protein produces MRKITTLFIVMALCAVSWADDNIMRTETERNADIDRAINEIGNVPEVDRVNFRDGLKKSRANFLRLYRARWQALGMNDKLEKAIDRAFQDKTGGMLWGTKGLRLGANIGNIVNDIQEATAFNFAETYDDFLRDVEDKWGESLQGDLSDFYKRASIMLIAADRNPMMRAYIRQSTAAQDSGERILDEISDTLTAKYPDLKITGATAAAGISLLFRKQLVKYLAKYAGKATVFKKVAASAAGKLIGKTLPLVGPVMLAWSLYDVASIAWNAEEDVRRMLTERNMNMYSREMPAVYWDVMEPYVMDVFVSSYGMLQTARKNAETFANDSRVQALSAGLSDTEAMQFAERISAAVEILGHDKYDYVIGNFGERIRESSPQNFRRLMQVLQQENTEQAVEWLKLAGTQYYDFYALFPRDVWEKFQPDSQSLEILSWMSKRLTPSARNTASKLSVNDILFVMNDLPERYLSQLFGDRSKDPEAVHYEIERLRDLPEDSRVPWMSEWQYMFAKYKIYIIMAGALVFIALLARILIPLFRGRTQALPQASQPVIISMPPQPAQPVVIKKYEVKLIISPEFVAEARKSQWDISQTLIPADDGSGNYVFSAELESLDTISRWVSRHRESITVIQPEELKYTAITAKNIAGNVNSQR; encoded by the coding sequence ATGCGTAAAATCACCACGCTGTTCATAGTTATGGCTCTCTGCGCTGTCTCATGGGCAGATGACAACATCATGAGGACAGAGACAGAGAGAAACGCCGACATTGACCGGGCAATAAATGAGATAGGGAATGTTCCTGAAGTTGACCGGGTGAATTTCCGGGACGGCCTCAAGAAAAGCCGGGCTAACTTCCTCAGATTATACCGCGCAAGGTGGCAGGCTCTCGGAATGAATGACAAGCTCGAAAAGGCCATTGACCGCGCATTTCAGGACAAAACCGGCGGAATGCTCTGGGGGACTAAGGGACTCAGGCTCGGCGCGAATATCGGCAACATCGTCAATGACATTCAGGAGGCCACGGCGTTCAATTTTGCCGAGACGTATGACGATTTCCTGCGTGATGTCGAGGACAAATGGGGCGAGTCATTGCAGGGGGATTTGTCTGACTTCTACAAGCGCGCAAGCATCATGCTCATAGCCGCCGACAGAAATCCGATGATGAGGGCATATATCCGCCAGAGCACAGCCGCCCAAGACAGCGGAGAAAGAATCCTCGACGAAATCAGCGACACCCTCACCGCAAAATATCCCGACCTCAAAATCACAGGTGCCACAGCCGCCGCAGGAATCTCTCTGCTTTTCCGCAAACAGCTCGTGAAGTATCTCGCCAAATACGCGGGGAAGGCTACTGTATTCAAGAAGGTTGCCGCAAGTGCCGCCGGGAAATTAATCGGTAAGACTCTCCCCCTTGTAGGGCCGGTAATGCTCGCATGGTCTCTGTATGATGTAGCCTCTATCGCCTGGAACGCTGAAGAAGACGTGCGGAGAATGCTCACCGAGCGCAACATGAACATGTATTCACGCGAAATGCCAGCGGTGTATTGGGACGTTATGGAGCCATATGTGATGGATGTCTTTGTGTCGTCTTACGGAATGCTTCAGACTGCAAGAAAGAACGCTGAAACTTTTGCGAATGACTCACGTGTTCAGGCTCTCAGCGCGGGACTCAGCGATACGGAGGCTATGCAGTTTGCTGAAAGAATATCGGCGGCGGTTGAGATTCTCGGCCATGATAAATATGATTACGTCATCGGGAATTTCGGCGAAAGAATCCGCGAGTCCTCACCTCAGAATTTCCGCAGGCTAATGCAGGTTCTACAGCAGGAAAACACAGAGCAGGCTGTCGAATGGCTGAAACTTGCCGGGACTCAGTATTACGACTTCTACGCGCTGTTCCCCCGCGATGTGTGGGAGAAATTCCAGCCCGATTCGCAGTCCCTCGAAATATTGTCGTGGATGTCAAAGCGTCTCACACCCTCAGCGCGTAATACAGCGTCAAAACTTTCGGTGAATGATATTCTCTTTGTGATGAATGATTTGCCGGAGCGATATTTGTCTCAGCTTTTCGGCGACAGAAGCAAAGACCCGGAGGCGGTGCATTATGAGATTGAGAGGCTGCGAGATTTGCCGGAGGACTCCCGCGTTCCGTGGATGTCGGAATGGCAGTACATGTTCGCGAAATACAAGATATATATCATCATGGCCGGGGCGTTAGTGTTCATTGCGCTTCTGGCGAGGATATTAATACCTTTGTTCAGGGGACGGACTCAGGCACTTCCGCAAGCCTCACAGCCCGTGATAATCTCAATGCCCCCTCAGCCCGCACAGCCCGTTGTCATCAAGAAATACGAGGTCAAACTCATCATATCCCCTGAATTTGTCGCGGAAGCCCGTAAATCTCAGTGGGACATATCGCAGACATTAATCCCGGCGGATGACGGAAGCGGAAATTACGTTTTCAGCGCGGAGCTTGAGAGCCTCGACACTATTTCGCGCTGGGTAAGTCGGCACAGAGAAAGTATTACGGTTATACAGCCGGAAGAACTCAAATATACAGCTATCACAGCTAAAAACATTGCGGGTAATGTTAATTCCCAACGATAA
- a CDS encoding helix-turn-helix domain-containing protein codes for MRVMLIPNDKQQTRLFQFAGSARYAYNWALEQESKNHAEGGKLLSDYELRRRFTEYKNEPNNQWLYTISNNVCKQAVKDAVTAYQKFFRGLAEHPKYKSRKRNKPSFYADPVKIKFTATHVKLESIATSKKKNRQSANWFRMAEHDRVPSAAKYSNPRISYDGLNCFLTVGIEIETREPVASTNDGIGIDLGVKDLRYAVQAMFMEISTRQAE; via the coding sequence TTGCGGGTAATGTTAATTCCCAACGATAAACAGCAGACACGGTTATTTCAGTTTGCAGGAAGCGCGAGATACGCATACAACTGGGCATTGGAACAGGAAAGTAAAAATCATGCTGAGGGCGGAAAATTGCTGTCAGACTATGAATTACGCAGACGTTTCACGGAGTACAAGAATGAGCCGAATAATCAATGGCTTTACACGATAAGTAACAACGTATGCAAGCAGGCAGTGAAAGACGCAGTAACAGCATATCAAAAGTTTTTCAGAGGACTTGCGGAACACCCGAAATATAAGAGCCGTAAGCGCAATAAGCCTAGTTTTTATGCAGACCCGGTAAAGATAAAGTTCACGGCAACACATGTAAAGCTAGAAAGTATAGCGACAAGCAAAAAGAAGAACCGCCAGAGTGCAAACTGGTTCAGAATGGCCGAGCATGACCGAGTGCCGAGTGCCGCAAAATATAGCAATCCGCGAATAAGTTATGACGGGCTGAATTGTTTTCTGACTGTCGGAATTGAGATTGAGACTCGTGAACCTGTAGCAAGCACAAATGACGGTATCGGTATTGATTTAGGAGTTAAAGACTTGCGATATGCAGTACAGGCCATGTTTATGGAAATATCAACAAGACAAGCCGAGTGA
- a CDS encoding transposase — translation MQRKISRKYEKNKKGESYQKTGNIVKSEKQLLRITHKLTDIRTNYIQQVTTEIIKREPSFIVMEDLNVSGMMKNKHLARAVQEQKFAEFYRIMQYKCSWHGIRLITADRFYASSKTCSFCGNVKKDLKLSDRTYHCEKCGAVIDRDLNASINLYQYGKSIISH, via the coding sequence TTGCAGCGCAAAATCTCACGTAAATACGAAAAGAACAAGAAAGGAGAAAGTTACCAGAAGACAGGCAACATTGTAAAAAGTGAAAAGCAGCTTTTACGCATAACCCATAAGCTAACGGACATCAGGACAAATTACATTCAGCAAGTTACGACAGAGATAATAAAGCGAGAGCCAAGTTTTATTGTCATGGAAGATTTGAATGTATCAGGAATGATGAAAAATAAACATCTGGCGCGTGCTGTACAGGAACAGAAATTTGCGGAGTTTTACAGGATAATGCAGTACAAATGTTCATGGCACGGCATAAGGCTAATCACGGCGGATAGGTTTTACGCAAGCTCTAAGACATGTTCATTTTGTGGGAACGTCAAGAAAGATTTGAAGCTCTCGGACAGAACATATCACTGTGAAAAATGCGGGGCTGTGATTGACCGGGATTTGAATGCCAGCATAAATTTGTATCAATATGGGAAATCAATAATCAGCCACTGA
- a CDS encoding heavy metal-binding domain-containing protein: MSENSAGGITLSTRAFPPAGTQDIGIIYGVSCLSSNFFKDTAATLTNLTVGGELSGYTAMIQKGIEVARKRLIGEAERFGADGVYGVMIATPQVAGGAAEIIMYGTAFKYV, encoded by the coding sequence ATGAGCGAAAACAGCGCAGGCGGAATCACATTAAGCACGCGGGCATTTCCTCCGGCGGGGACTCAGGACATCGGCATTATATACGGAGTATCCTGCCTAAGCTCAAATTTCTTCAAAGACACAGCGGCTACCCTCACGAATCTTACTGTCGGCGGCGAACTCTCAGGCTACACGGCCATGATACAGAAAGGAATCGAGGTTGCCCGCAAAAGACTCATAGGCGAGGCCGAAAGATTCGGGGCTGACGGTGTTTACGGGGTAATGATAGCGACTCCGCAGGTCGCAGGGGGCGCGGCGGAAATCATAATGTATGGGACAGCGTTCAAATATGTATAA
- a CDS encoding transporter substrate-binding domain-containing protein, whose product MKKYVFLTVMLMCLPLFFMLGAKKEAKPAKPVLIIGAECEYPPNNWEEIISSDYTLPVSNHAGYYADGYDIQIVKLIAERMNYDVMIKRIAWNDLLPSLNRGEIDAIFSSMLDTHDRRKVAAFSEPYEITVTEYGIITRRETPFSAGKTLKHFSGAKIIGERGTKFDDVIEQIPGVVHMKPVDTIKEMIDAVMSGEAHGAVIDIEAGQYYELVNTPLKLVKFSGDEGFNLGFHGVCAAVRKGDSELLHRINLAIAGIDKHERQRIMDGVNSRMLNRRH is encoded by the coding sequence GTGAAGAAGTATGTTTTTCTTACCGTTATGCTTATGTGCCTGCCGCTGTTTTTTATGTTAGGCGCAAAAAAAGAGGCAAAGCCCGCAAAACCTGTTCTTATAATCGGTGCTGAATGCGAGTACCCTCCAAATAACTGGGAGGAAATTATATCCTCAGACTACACCCTGCCCGTGTCGAATCACGCGGGATATTACGCTGACGGCTACGACATTCAGATAGTGAAGCTCATAGCCGAGCGCATGAATTATGATGTCATGATAAAGCGAATCGCGTGGAATGATTTGCTTCCGTCCCTGAACAGGGGAGAGATTGACGCTATATTTTCATCAATGCTCGACACTCATGACCGCAGGAAAGTCGCGGCGTTCTCAGAGCCTTACGAGATAACTGTTACCGAATACGGAATAATAACCCGCAGGGAAACACCTTTCAGCGCGGGGAAAACGTTAAAGCACTTCAGCGGGGCAAAGATAATCGGCGAGAGAGGGACAAAATTCGATGACGTTATAGAGCAGATACCTGGAGTCGTTCACATGAAGCCGGTTGATACAATCAAAGAAATGATTGACGCTGTTATGTCGGGTGAGGCTCACGGTGCTGTGATTGACATTGAAGCGGGGCAGTATTATGAGCTGGTAAATACTCCCCTGAAGCTGGTAAAGTTTTCCGGGGATGAGGGCTTTAATCTGGGCTTTCACGGAGTCTGCGCGGCGGTCAGGAAGGGAGACTCGGAGCTTCTTCACAGGATAAATCTTGCAATCGCAGGAATAGACAAGCATGAACGGCAGAGAATAATGGACGGCGTAAACAGCAGGATGCTTAACAGGCGGCACTGA
- a CDS encoding transporter substrate-binding domain-containing protein, protein MKKYIAELLVLVVCTFAFAYFGGEKKEKPREKFVLRIGVECDYAPNNWEERTPTEYTVPISNHEGHYADGYDIQVAKFVAEKLEADLEVYKISWNSLISSLQKGEIDAIFSGMLDTNGRRRLISFTDTYEVSSTEYAVIVNVNSPYAIAKKMTDFRGAKFTAQRSTNLYAAISQLPGALALPAVDTVSDMLLAVTTGRADCSVINLDTGRSYELTYKNIKVIRFPQNEGFKLGFTGICAGVRKNDSSLRYRINEALRDLTKGERRRIMDSVISRILDSTL, encoded by the coding sequence ATGAAAAAGTATATTGCCGAGTTGCTGGTGCTTGTGGTCTGTACGTTTGCCTTCGCTTATTTCGGAGGAGAGAAGAAAGAGAAGCCCCGCGAAAAATTCGTGCTGAGGATCGGTGTTGAGTGTGATTACGCCCCGAACAACTGGGAAGAGAGAACCCCGACAGAATACACTGTCCCAATCTCGAATCATGAAGGGCATTACGCTGACGGCTACGACATACAGGTAGCGAAATTTGTCGCCGAAAAGCTCGAAGCAGATCTTGAGGTGTATAAAATCTCGTGGAACAGCCTCATATCATCATTGCAGAAGGGAGAAATTGACGCGATATTTTCCGGTATGCTCGACACAAACGGACGCAGGCGGCTAATCTCATTCACAGACACATACGAGGTCAGCTCCACAGAATACGCCGTAATCGTGAACGTCAACAGCCCCTACGCCATCGCAAAGAAGATGACAGACTTCCGGGGGGCGAAATTCACGGCTCAGAGAAGCACGAACCTTTACGCGGCAATCTCACAGCTTCCGGGAGCGTTAGCCCTTCCGGCTGTCGATACTGTATCGGATATGCTGTTGGCCGTAACTACAGGCCGGGCGGATTGCAGTGTAATCAATCTTGACACAGGACGCTCCTATGAGCTGACGTACAAGAACATAAAGGTTATACGCTTCCCGCAGAATGAAGGCTTCAAGCTCGGCTTCACCGGGATATGCGCCGGAGTCAGGAAGAATGACTCATCCCTGCGCTACAGAATCAACGAGGCGTTAAGAGACCTCACGAAAGGCGAACGCCGCAGGATTATGGACAGCGTGATTTCCCGCATACTTGACAGCACATTGTAG
- a CDS encoding DJ-1/PfpI family protein: MKTAAIFLIDGFEETEALTTVDILRRGGVVVTTASLTGRQEVISKNKIPVRADAMFDDVKEQKFDMLILPGGTLTIKDHDGLQELVKKYHAEGKLIAAICAAPAALGRAGVLAGKTAVCYPGLESHLTGAKIGSHIVETDGNITTAKGPAVTPFFALKLLEILEGKAMADEVAEAFLIPLVYNR, translated from the coding sequence ATGAAGACAGCTGCAATATTTCTGATTGACGGCTTTGAAGAGACAGAAGCATTAACGACAGTAGACATACTCAGACGCGGAGGAGTCGTAGTAACAACAGCCTCACTCACAGGACGGCAGGAAGTCATCAGCAAGAACAAAATCCCGGTGAGGGCGGATGCAATGTTCGATGACGTGAAAGAGCAGAAATTCGACATGCTCATACTTCCGGGGGGGACTCTCACGATAAAGGATCATGACGGCCTTCAGGAACTCGTGAAGAAGTACCACGCCGAGGGGAAATTAATCGCGGCAATCTGCGCGGCACCGGCGGCACTGGGCAGAGCGGGAGTCCTCGCGGGAAAAACTGCGGTGTGCTATCCGGGACTCGAATCACATCTCACGGGCGCGAAAATTGGCTCTCACATCGTGGAAACTGACGGAAACATCACAACGGCGAAAGGCCCTGCGGTTACTCCGTTCTTTGCGCTGAAGCTGCTTGAGATTCTTGAGGGCAAAGCTATGGCTGATGAGGTCGCAGAAGCATTCCTGATTCCGCTCGTGTATAACAGGTAA